In Microbacterium enclense, one genomic interval encodes:
- the gatA gene encoding Asp-tRNA(Asn)/Glu-tRNA(Gln) amidotransferase subunit GatA, producing the protein MSDLTRLTAADLSAALRAKDVSSVEATQAHLDRIAAVDGAVHAFLHVSDHALEVAADVDRRRAAGEQLHELAGVPLAVKDVLVTTDMPSTSGSKILEGYLSPYDATVVARSRAADLVPLGKTNMDEFAMGSSTEFSAYGPTHNPWDLDRIPGGSGGGSAAAVAAFEAPLALGSDTGGSIRQPAHVTGTVGVKPTYGGVSRYGAIALASSLDQVGPVTRTVLDAGLLHDVIGGYDANDSTSLSDAWPSFAAAAREGATGQVLKGLRVGVIRELDDRGFQKGVSASFRAALSTMEGHGAEIIEISAPHFEYGVAAYYLILPAEASSNLAKFDSVRFGLRVTPQGTPTVENVMAATRDAGFGPEVKRRIILGTYALSAGYYDAYYGSAQKVRTLIQQDFDAAFGQVDVIATPSAPTTAFRLGEKIDDPLQMYLNDVTTIPANLAGVPGISVPSGLAAEDGLPVGIQFLAPAREDARLYRVGAALEALLVDQWGGPLLNKAPSLTNGASL; encoded by the coding sequence GTGAGCGACCTCACCCGTCTGACCGCGGCCGACTTGTCCGCCGCACTGAGGGCGAAAGATGTGTCGAGCGTCGAGGCCACTCAGGCGCACCTCGACCGCATCGCCGCCGTCGACGGCGCTGTGCACGCCTTCCTCCATGTGAGCGACCACGCCCTCGAGGTGGCGGCCGACGTCGACCGCCGTCGTGCCGCCGGTGAGCAGCTGCACGAGCTCGCGGGTGTTCCTCTCGCCGTCAAGGACGTGCTCGTCACGACCGACATGCCCTCCACCAGCGGATCGAAGATCCTCGAGGGGTACCTGTCGCCCTACGACGCGACGGTCGTCGCGCGCTCGCGCGCCGCGGATCTCGTGCCGCTCGGCAAGACGAACATGGACGAGTTCGCCATGGGATCCTCGACCGAGTTCTCGGCATACGGTCCCACGCACAACCCGTGGGACCTCGACCGCATCCCCGGCGGGTCGGGTGGTGGCTCCGCCGCGGCCGTCGCCGCCTTCGAGGCGCCGCTGGCCCTCGGCTCAGACACCGGTGGCTCGATCCGTCAACCCGCGCACGTCACCGGCACGGTCGGTGTGAAGCCGACGTACGGCGGCGTCAGCCGGTACGGCGCGATCGCGCTGGCATCCAGCCTCGATCAGGTCGGCCCGGTCACGCGCACGGTGCTCGACGCAGGACTCCTGCACGATGTGATCGGCGGATACGACGCGAACGACTCCACCTCCTTGTCCGACGCGTGGCCGTCGTTCGCCGCCGCCGCCCGCGAGGGCGCGACCGGCCAGGTTCTGAAGGGCCTCAGGGTCGGCGTGATCCGCGAGCTCGACGATCGCGGCTTCCAGAAGGGTGTCTCCGCATCGTTCCGTGCCGCTCTCTCCACCATGGAGGGGCACGGCGCCGAGATCATCGAGATCAGCGCTCCGCACTTCGAGTACGGCGTCGCGGCCTATTACCTGATTCTTCCCGCGGAAGCGTCGAGCAACCTGGCCAAGTTCGACTCCGTGCGCTTCGGGCTCCGCGTCACCCCGCAGGGCACGCCGACCGTCGAGAACGTCATGGCCGCCACGCGCGACGCGGGCTTCGGTCCCGAGGTCAAGCGCCGCATCATCCTCGGCACCTACGCCCTGTCGGCCGGCTACTACGACGCCTACTACGGCAGCGCGCAGAAGGTCCGCACGCTCATCCAGCAGGATTTCGACGCGGCCTTCGGTCAGGTCGACGTCATCGCGACGCCTTCCGCCCCGACGACGGCCTTCCGCCTCGGCGAGAAGATCGACGACCCGCTGCAGATGTACCTGAACGACGTGACCACGATCCCCGCGAACCTCGCGGGCGTCCCCGGTATCTCGGTGCCGAGCGGTCTCGCCGCCGAAGACGGCCTGCCCGTCGGCATCCAGTTCCTCGCTCCCGCCCGCGAAGACGCCCGGCTGTACCGCGTCGGTGCCGCGCTCGAAGCGCTGCTGGTCGATCAGTGGGGCGGACCGCTGCTGAACAAGGCCCCCTCCCTCACGAACGGAGCGTCGCTCTGA
- the ligA gene encoding NAD-dependent DNA ligase LigA, whose product MAEHDPSSLSLDDARAEVATLTERITEARDAYYGRDAELVDDATYDGWMHRLEALERMHPELQGQDSPTQSVGAAEATDLATIEHAERMLSLDNVFSPEELRDWAVKTEAAAGRKVHWLSELKIDGLAISLRYENGVLTSAATRGDGRVGEIVTDNALRLAGVPRELAGDGHPRLVEVRGEVFIPVAKFENLNRLQGEYRERAVAEARERAAGRRSSRSFDEEKAEQAAARRFPAFANPRNAASGGLRQQIEKKSGLELEAGLARLESLSLYVHGIGAWPDPPVAAQSEIYELLASWGLPTSPYSRVESTIDGVLGFVSHYGEHRHDVEHEIDGVVVKVDELALHDELGATSRAPRWAIAYKYPPEQVNTKLLDIVVSVGRTGRATPFAVMEPARVAGSVVRQATLHNQDVVKVKGVLIGDTVVLRKAGDVIPEVLGPVVELRDGTERAFVMPADCPECGTPLRPAKEGDIDLRCPNARSCPAQVRGRVEHIGSRGALDIEALGEVTAAALTQPEVPERAPLDTEAGLFDLTIEQLVPIEVVVRDSETGERKVDPDTGELVRRAPFQKLGPASYPPGTEDLDPAERRRRGIRKDHREVLPSEQATKLMIELDKAKTKDLWRLLVSLNIRHVGPVAARALAQWFGSLDAIRAASREELAAVEGVGGIIADAVIDWFEVDWHREIVDRWATAGVRFAIPGHPGPGAAATAGGVLAGLTVVATGSLEGYSREGAQEAILAAGGKAASSVSKKTDFVAAGPGAGSKLAKAEELGLRILDAAQFRILVERGPGALDAGTTGDEEDDEGDS is encoded by the coding sequence GTGGCTGAGCACGATCCCTCCTCCCTTTCCCTCGATGACGCGCGCGCCGAAGTCGCGACGCTGACCGAGCGCATCACCGAGGCCCGCGACGCGTACTACGGGCGCGACGCCGAGCTCGTCGACGACGCGACCTACGACGGCTGGATGCATCGCCTCGAGGCCCTGGAGCGCATGCATCCGGAGTTGCAGGGGCAGGACAGCCCCACCCAGTCCGTCGGAGCGGCGGAGGCGACCGACCTCGCCACGATCGAGCACGCCGAACGGATGCTCAGTCTCGACAACGTCTTCTCCCCGGAAGAACTGCGTGACTGGGCAGTCAAGACCGAAGCGGCCGCCGGCAGAAAAGTGCACTGGCTGAGCGAGCTGAAGATCGACGGACTCGCGATCAGCCTCCGCTACGAGAACGGGGTCCTCACGTCGGCGGCGACCCGCGGCGACGGCCGCGTCGGCGAGATCGTCACCGACAACGCCCTCCGTCTCGCCGGTGTGCCGCGCGAGCTCGCGGGAGACGGGCACCCGCGGCTCGTCGAGGTCCGCGGCGAGGTGTTCATTCCCGTCGCGAAGTTCGAGAACCTCAATCGCCTCCAGGGCGAGTATCGCGAACGGGCGGTCGCGGAGGCGCGGGAACGTGCGGCGGGACGCCGCAGCAGCCGCTCGTTCGATGAGGAGAAGGCCGAGCAAGCGGCCGCGCGCCGGTTCCCGGCCTTCGCGAACCCGCGTAACGCCGCGAGTGGCGGGCTGCGGCAGCAGATCGAGAAGAAGTCCGGACTCGAGCTCGAGGCCGGCCTCGCGCGCCTCGAGTCGCTCTCGCTGTACGTGCACGGCATCGGCGCATGGCCCGATCCGCCGGTTGCCGCGCAGAGCGAGATCTATGAGCTGTTGGCCTCGTGGGGGTTGCCCACGTCTCCCTACAGCCGCGTCGAATCGACGATCGACGGGGTCCTGGGCTTCGTCTCGCACTACGGCGAACACCGGCACGACGTCGAGCACGAGATCGATGGTGTGGTCGTCAAAGTCGACGAGCTGGCGCTGCACGACGAACTGGGGGCGACAAGTCGCGCCCCTCGATGGGCGATCGCGTACAAATACCCACCCGAGCAGGTGAACACGAAGCTGCTCGACATCGTGGTCTCCGTGGGGCGCACGGGGCGCGCGACGCCGTTCGCCGTGATGGAACCGGCGAGGGTCGCCGGCAGTGTCGTTCGCCAGGCCACCCTCCACAATCAAGACGTCGTGAAGGTCAAAGGCGTGCTGATCGGCGACACCGTCGTGCTGCGCAAGGCGGGTGACGTCATTCCCGAGGTGCTCGGTCCGGTGGTCGAGCTCCGCGACGGGACGGAGCGCGCGTTCGTCATGCCGGCCGACTGCCCCGAGTGCGGCACCCCTCTTCGCCCCGCGAAGGAGGGCGACATCGATCTTCGGTGCCCCAATGCCCGATCGTGTCCCGCGCAGGTGCGTGGACGCGTGGAACACATCGGGTCGCGCGGCGCCCTCGACATCGAGGCGCTCGGTGAGGTCACCGCGGCCGCGCTGACGCAGCCCGAGGTTCCCGAACGGGCGCCCCTGGACACCGAGGCGGGACTCTTCGATCTCACGATCGAGCAGTTGGTTCCCATCGAGGTGGTGGTCCGTGACTCCGAGACGGGCGAGCGCAAGGTCGATCCCGACACGGGGGAGCTCGTGAGACGCGCACCGTTCCAGAAGCTCGGCCCCGCGTCCTACCCGCCGGGCACGGAGGATCTCGATCCGGCGGAGCGTCGACGCCGTGGGATCCGGAAGGACCACCGGGAGGTGCTTCCCTCCGAGCAGGCGACGAAGCTGATGATCGAGCTCGACAAGGCGAAGACGAAAGATCTGTGGCGCCTCCTGGTGTCGCTGAACATCCGTCACGTGGGACCGGTCGCGGCTCGAGCGCTCGCGCAGTGGTTCGGATCTCTGGATGCCATCCGCGCAGCGTCACGCGAAGAGCTCGCGGCGGTCGAGGGTGTCGGCGGAATCATCGCCGACGCGGTCATCGATTGGTTCGAGGTGGACTGGCACCGCGAGATCGTCGACCGATGGGCGACCGCAGGCGTGCGATTCGCCATTCCCGGGCATCCCGGCCCGGGGGCGGCGGCCACCGCCGGCGGCGTTCTCGCGGGACTCACGGTCGTGGCCACGGGCTCGCTCGAGGGCTACTCACGCGAAGGGGCGCAAGAGGCCATCCTCGCCGCGGGAGGGAAGGCCGCGTCGAGCGTGTCGAAGAAGACCGACTTCGTCGCCGCAGGGCCGGGCGCGGGCTCGAAGCTCGCGAAGGCCGAGGAACTCGGGCTTCGCATCCTCGATGCCGCGCAGTTTCGCATCCTCGTCGAGCGGGGTCCCGGTGCTCTCGACGCGGGTACCACGGGCGATGAAGAGGACGACGAGGGCGATTCCTAG
- the gatB gene encoding Asp-tRNA(Asn)/Glu-tRNA(Gln) amidotransferase subunit GatB → MAKDALMDFDEALELFEPVLGFEVHVELNTATKMFSSAPNPANEANHGAEPNTLVAPVDMGLPGALPVVNAEAIRSAISLGLALGCSIAPSSRFARKNYFYPDLGKNYQISQYDEPIAFEGSVEVELEDGTIVTVPIERAHMEEDAGKLTHMGGATGRIQGAEYSLVDYNRAGVPLVEIVTKPIFGAEHSAPALAKAYVATIRDIVRGLGISEARLERGNLRCDANVSLRPRGQEKLGTRTETKNVNSMRSVERAVRYEIQRQAAILAKGGTITQETRHWHEDTGRTSPGRPKSDADDYRYFPEPDLLPVVPAPELIEELRVALPEPPAARRRRLKAEWGFTDLEFQDVANGGLLDAVAETIAAGAAPAAARKWWTGEITRVANAQERDAADLVSPANVAALQELVDAGSLTDKLARQVLEGVIAGEGTPQEVVDARGLAVVSDDGALIAAIDEALAAQPDVLAKIRDGKVQAAGAVIGAVMKAMKGQADAARVRELVLERAAAQ, encoded by the coding sequence ATGGCGAAAGATGCGCTGATGGACTTCGACGAGGCGCTCGAGCTGTTCGAACCCGTCCTCGGCTTCGAGGTCCACGTCGAACTGAACACCGCGACCAAGATGTTCTCCTCGGCCCCCAACCCGGCGAACGAGGCGAACCACGGAGCGGAGCCGAACACGCTCGTCGCCCCGGTCGACATGGGGCTCCCGGGTGCCCTTCCGGTCGTGAACGCCGAGGCGATCCGCTCCGCGATCAGCCTGGGCCTCGCCCTCGGCTGCTCGATCGCGCCGTCGAGCCGGTTCGCGCGGAAGAACTACTTCTACCCCGACCTGGGCAAGAACTACCAGATCTCCCAGTACGACGAGCCGATCGCTTTCGAGGGCTCCGTGGAGGTCGAGCTCGAGGACGGCACGATCGTCACGGTGCCGATCGAGCGCGCGCACATGGAGGAAGACGCCGGCAAGCTCACCCACATGGGCGGTGCGACCGGTCGCATCCAGGGCGCCGAGTACTCGCTGGTCGACTACAACCGCGCCGGCGTGCCGCTGGTCGAGATCGTCACCAAACCGATCTTCGGCGCCGAGCACTCGGCCCCGGCCCTCGCGAAGGCCTACGTGGCGACGATCCGCGACATCGTGCGCGGCCTCGGCATCTCGGAGGCCCGGCTCGAGCGCGGCAACCTCCGCTGCGACGCCAACGTCTCGCTGCGCCCCCGCGGCCAGGAGAAGCTGGGCACGCGCACCGAGACCAAGAACGTCAACTCGATGCGCTCGGTCGAGCGCGCGGTGCGGTACGAGATCCAGCGCCAGGCAGCGATCCTGGCAAAGGGCGGCACGATCACGCAGGAGACGCGCCACTGGCACGAAGACACCGGGCGGACGTCACCCGGGCGCCCGAAGTCGGATGCCGACGACTACCGCTACTTCCCGGAGCCCGACCTGCTGCCGGTCGTGCCCGCGCCCGAGCTGATCGAGGAGCTCCGGGTTGCGCTCCCCGAGCCGCCCGCCGCGCGCCGCCGCCGACTGAAGGCCGAGTGGGGCTTCACCGATCTCGAGTTCCAGGACGTCGCCAACGGCGGTCTGCTCGACGCGGTGGCCGAGACGATCGCCGCGGGCGCCGCTCCGGCCGCGGCTCGCAAGTGGTGGACGGGCGAGATCACCCGCGTCGCGAACGCGCAGGAGCGCGACGCCGCCGATCTCGTCTCGCCCGCGAACGTTGCCGCGCTGCAGGAGTTGGTGGATGCCGGCTCCCTCACCGACAAGCTCGCGCGTCAGGTGCTCGAGGGCGTCATCGCCGGCGAGGGGACGCCGCAGGAGGTCGTGGACGCCCGCGGTCTCGCGGTCGTGTCCGACGACGGCGCTCTCATCGCGGCAATCGACGAGGCCCTCGCCGCACAGCCCGACGTGCTCGCGAAGATCCGCGACGGCAAGGTCCAAGCTGCCGGCGCGGTCATTGGAGCGGTGATGAAGGCGATGAAGGGCCAGGCCGACGCCGCCCGCGTGCGCGAACTCGTCCTGGAGCGGGCCGCCGCCCAGTAG
- a CDS encoding long-chain-fatty-acid--CoA ligase: MTSFVPPRPWTHSYAAGVPEDLEPQSGSLVDIVDASSRDYPDAPALQFFGRETTYAEMSAQIARVAGALSAHGVRAGDPVAIVLPNCPQHIVAFYAVLRLGAVVVEHNPLYTPRELRKQFEDHGAKHAIVWSKVVRTVQEFPADLRVSTLVSVDVTEAMPLRTRVALRLPIAKAREARAALTEKTPDATTWAELVRHAPLAESHPRPTSDDLAIIQYTSGTTGTPKGAMLTHANLLANAAQARAWVPQIVRGEGCVVYAVLPMFHAYGLTLCLTFAMSMGARLVLFPKFDPDLVLAVTKKHPATFLPLVPPIAERLLAAAEAKGVSLAGTDVAISGAMALPHDLVVPFEKATGGYLVEGYGLSECSPVLMANPVADNRVAGTVGLPLPGTECRVVDPDDPQVDVERGELLVRGPQVFSGYYGKPEATAEVFADGWFRTGDIVTIDEAGFVRIVDRIKELIITGGFNVAPTEVENVLRQHPSVSDVAVVGLPSAHSGEEVVAAVVPATPGAIDVEAVRAFARGILTPYKVPRRIVIVDELPKSLIGKVLRRQVRDKLLAD; this comes from the coding sequence GTGACCAGCTTCGTTCCACCCCGTCCCTGGACCCACAGCTACGCCGCCGGTGTCCCCGAAGACCTGGAACCCCAAAGCGGTTCCCTGGTCGACATCGTCGACGCCTCATCCCGTGACTATCCCGACGCACCGGCCCTGCAGTTCTTCGGCCGCGAGACGACCTACGCCGAGATGTCGGCCCAGATCGCTCGCGTCGCGGGCGCCCTCTCCGCGCACGGCGTGCGCGCCGGAGACCCGGTCGCGATCGTGCTGCCGAACTGCCCCCAGCACATCGTCGCGTTCTACGCCGTCCTTCGCCTCGGCGCCGTCGTCGTGGAGCACAACCCCCTCTACACTCCCCGCGAGTTGCGAAAGCAATTCGAAGACCACGGAGCGAAGCACGCGATCGTCTGGAGCAAGGTCGTCCGGACGGTTCAGGAGTTCCCCGCCGATCTCCGCGTGTCGACTCTCGTATCCGTCGATGTCACCGAGGCGATGCCCCTCCGCACACGCGTGGCACTGCGACTGCCGATCGCGAAGGCGCGCGAGGCCCGAGCCGCCCTGACCGAGAAGACCCCGGATGCCACCACCTGGGCAGAGCTCGTTCGCCACGCGCCGCTGGCGGAGTCGCATCCTCGACCGACGTCGGACGATCTGGCCATCATCCAGTACACGAGCGGAACGACCGGAACCCCGAAGGGTGCCATGTTGACGCACGCGAACCTTCTGGCCAACGCTGCGCAGGCGCGCGCGTGGGTGCCGCAGATCGTGCGCGGCGAAGGGTGCGTGGTCTATGCGGTGCTGCCCATGTTCCACGCGTACGGGCTGACCCTCTGCCTCACCTTCGCGATGTCGATGGGGGCACGCCTCGTGTTGTTCCCGAAGTTCGACCCCGACCTGGTGCTGGCCGTGACGAAGAAGCATCCGGCGACGTTCCTGCCGCTGGTGCCGCCCATCGCTGAACGTCTGCTGGCGGCCGCCGAGGCCAAGGGCGTGTCTTTGGCGGGGACCGATGTAGCGATCTCGGGCGCGATGGCCTTGCCGCACGACCTCGTTGTGCCCTTCGAGAAGGCCACGGGCGGATACCTGGTGGAGGGCTACGGATTGAGCGAATGCTCCCCCGTGCTGATGGCCAACCCGGTCGCTGACAACCGTGTAGCCGGAACCGTCGGCCTCCCGCTCCCGGGCACGGAGTGCCGGGTCGTCGACCCCGACGACCCGCAGGTCGACGTCGAACGCGGCGAACTCCTCGTCCGGGGTCCGCAGGTCTTCTCCGGCTACTACGGCAAACCCGAAGCCACGGCCGAGGTGTTCGCCGACGGATGGTTCCGCACGGGAGACATCGTCACGATCGATGAGGCCGGATTCGTCCGGATCGTCGATCGCATCAAAGAGCTCATCATCACCGGCGGCTTCAACGTCGCTCCGACCGAGGTGGAGAACGTCCTGCGACAGCATCCGTCGGTGTCCGATGTGGCTGTCGTCGGACTGCCGAGCGCACACTCGGGCGAGGAGGTCGTCGCGGCCGTGGTCCCCGCGACACCCGGTGCCATCGACGTCGAGGCGGTGCGGGCGTTCGCTCGCGGGATCCTCACGCCGTACAAGGTCCCGCGCCGCATCGTCATCGTGGACGAGCTCCCGAAGTCGCTCATCGGCAAGGTCCTGCGACGGCAGGTGCGTGACAAGCTGCTCGCCGACTGA
- the gatC gene encoding Asp-tRNA(Asn)/Glu-tRNA(Gln) amidotransferase subunit GatC yields MSEITPDLVRHLGVLARIQLSDEEIQSLTGQLDAIVDNIAKVSEVATPDVVATSHPIPLENVFRPDVVQQQLTREQVLQNAPDQADGRFRVTAILGEEQ; encoded by the coding sequence GTGTCTGAAATCACTCCTGATCTCGTGCGCCATCTCGGTGTGCTCGCCCGGATCCAGTTGAGCGACGAGGAGATCCAGAGCCTCACCGGCCAACTGGATGCCATCGTCGACAACATCGCGAAGGTGTCCGAGGTGGCGACTCCCGACGTCGTCGCGACGAGCCACCCGATCCCGCTCGAGAACGTCTTCCGTCCCGACGTGGTGCAACAGCAGCTCACGCGTGAGCAGGTGCTGCAGAACGCCCCCGACCAGGCTGACGGCCGGTTCCGTGTCACCGCGATCCTGGGGGAGGAACAGTGA